Proteins co-encoded in one Dreissena polymorpha isolate Duluth1 chromosome 12, UMN_Dpol_1.0, whole genome shotgun sequence genomic window:
- the LOC127853594 gene encoding palmitoyltransferase ZDHHC1-like isoform X2 gives MLAHVIVHVITISIDPSDPRVLRKKKPKIKFDEMKHQHVIENQHCNICQVNVKAHSNHCRVCNKCVWRFDYHCHFVNNCIGGRNYRWYMATLGTAFVALCLISGLAVTEFTFFFTDQTNRHILQPYRDLNTLQTYKDANFKILYQSVPYEAWLTVLAFTFTLGTSVAVAVLGLICVHIYLTSHKSTIFKSLENPSKAYVPVKVESYMSGATLNSGSFTIELVTGLPWVSTFHTTRSAKNSAKNSAKNNNNECELKMVDETCSSSAQSDNSSMCSLSQGVVSLAPSTTSL, from the exons ATGCTTGCACACGTCATTGTGCACGTCATCACAATATCTATAGATCCTAGTGATCCTAGAGTACTCAGGAAGAAGAAACCTAAGATTAAGTTTGACGAGATGAAACATCAGCACGTCATAGAAAATCAGCACTGCAATATATGCCAAGTCAATGT caAGGCCCATTCTAACCACTGTCGTGTATGTAACAAATGTGTTTGGAGGTTCGACTATCACTGCCATTTTGTGAATAATTGCATAGGAGGCAGAAACTACAG ATGGTATATGGCAACTCTCGGAACAGCTTTTGTGGCATTATGCTTAATCAGTGGCCTTGCTGTCACTGAGTTTACCTTTTTCTTCACCGATCAAACCAATAGACACATTTTGCAGCCCTATCGAG ATCTGAACACTCTCCAAACATACAAAGATGCAAACTTCAAAATCCTCTACCAAAGTGTACCATACGAGGCGTGGCTGACCGTGCTCGCCTTCACCTTCACTCTGGGCACCTCAGTAGCTGTTGCTGTTCTAGGACTCATTTGTGTTCACATTTATCTCA CTAGCCACAAATCGACAATCTTTAAATCGTTAGAAAACCCATCAAAAGCATATGTGCCAGTGAAGGTGGAAAGCTACATGAGCGGTGCTACATTG AATTCTGGCTCTTTCACCATTGAGCTCGTCACTGGTCTCCCCTGGGTCAGCACATTTCACACAACACGCTCAGCCAAGAACTCAGCCAAGAACTCAGCcaagaacaacaacaacgaatGTGAACTG AAAATGGTGGATGAGACTTGTTCCAGCAGCGCCCAATCTGACAACAGCTCAATGTGCAGCCTGAGCCAGGGCGTTGTGTCCTTGGCGCCAAGCACTACCAGTCTGTAG
- the LOC127853594 gene encoding palmitoyltransferase ZDHHC1-like isoform X1, producing the protein MPDLEAGLEIEPCRRNGWTPPPSARQAITWLVLVVLGVIYFTSLVPALHNSWQLPAYISTGVLMLAHVIVHVITISIDPSDPRVLRKKKPKIKFDEMKHQHVIENQHCNICQVNVKAHSNHCRVCNKCVWRFDYHCHFVNNCIGGRNYRWYMATLGTAFVALCLISGLAVTEFTFFFTDQTNRHILQPYRDLNTLQTYKDANFKILYQSVPYEAWLTVLAFTFTLGTSVAVAVLGLICVHIYLTSHKSTIFKSLENPSKAYVPVKVESYMSGATLNSGSFTIELVTGLPWVSTFHTTRSAKNSAKNSAKNNNNECELKMVDETCSSSAQSDNSSMCSLSQGVVSLAPSTTSL; encoded by the exons ATGCCGGATTTAGAAGCAGGGTTAGAGATAGAGCCTTGCCGTAGAAATGGTTGGACGCCCCCGCCTTCAGCCCGCCAGGCAATTACCTGGCTGGTTCTGGTGGTTTTGGGTGTCATCTATTTCACCTCATTAGTGCCGGCCCTACACAACTCCTGGCAGCTTCCAGCATACATAAGTACAGGAGTTTTGATGCTTGCACACGTCATTGTGCACGTCATCACAATATCTATAGATCCTAGTGATCCTAGAGTACTCAGGAAGAAGAAACCTAAGATTAAGTTTGACGAGATGAAACATCAGCACGTCATAGAAAATCAGCACTGCAATATATGCCAAGTCAATGT caAGGCCCATTCTAACCACTGTCGTGTATGTAACAAATGTGTTTGGAGGTTCGACTATCACTGCCATTTTGTGAATAATTGCATAGGAGGCAGAAACTACAG ATGGTATATGGCAACTCTCGGAACAGCTTTTGTGGCATTATGCTTAATCAGTGGCCTTGCTGTCACTGAGTTTACCTTTTTCTTCACCGATCAAACCAATAGACACATTTTGCAGCCCTATCGAG ATCTGAACACTCTCCAAACATACAAAGATGCAAACTTCAAAATCCTCTACCAAAGTGTACCATACGAGGCGTGGCTGACCGTGCTCGCCTTCACCTTCACTCTGGGCACCTCAGTAGCTGTTGCTGTTCTAGGACTCATTTGTGTTCACATTTATCTCA CTAGCCACAAATCGACAATCTTTAAATCGTTAGAAAACCCATCAAAAGCATATGTGCCAGTGAAGGTGGAAAGCTACATGAGCGGTGCTACATTG AATTCTGGCTCTTTCACCATTGAGCTCGTCACTGGTCTCCCCTGGGTCAGCACATTTCACACAACACGCTCAGCCAAGAACTCAGCCAAGAACTCAGCcaagaacaacaacaacgaatGTGAACTG AAAATGGTGGATGAGACTTGTTCCAGCAGCGCCCAATCTGACAACAGCTCAATGTGCAGCCTGAGCCAGGGCGTTGTGTCCTTGGCGCCAAGCACTACCAGTCTGTAG